Sequence from the bacterium genome:
CCCCTACTACGGCGCCTCCACCGACCTGCCCGTCACCAACCCCTGAGGGGGAGGGGGGCAGAGAGCAGAGTGCAGAGAGCATGGAGAGAAGCCCCTCCGCCACGGACCCTTTAGGGTTCAGGGTTCAGGGGGGGAGGCATGGAGCATAGAGACAGAATTCAGAATACAGAATTCAGTATTCAGTAGCCCTTCCCCCCTTCATGAACTTCATGTCCTTCATGGTAAGGAAAGCATAGGGCATAGAGCATGGAGCAGAGGGACGCTCAGCTCCTGAACCCTCTCATTCCCCCTCCGTGACCTCTGTGGTTCAACTCCCCTTCTGGCCCTTTTCCCTCAGGGGTTGTTGCAGGAATCGGGGTCGATCTTCGACCCGCCGTCCCAGGCAAAGGTGCAGCCGGTGACCAGGGTGGAGGAGACGTAGTAACAGCCCTGCACCCCGTAGTCCCCGGTGCTTTCGCCGTCCACGTAGCAGGCGCTCATCCGCCAGCAGTCGTAAAATCCGCTGACAGCGCAGGCGATCGCGGCACAGGAAGCGAGGTTGCAGCACCCCCGGAACCCGGCGCTGCCGCAGTCCCGGGCCTTGCAGCCGGTCAGGCTCGAAGTGCCCACGGAGGCATCGCCGTAGAACCCGGAGCCGGCCGCGTTCCGAGCCACGCAGCCGCTGAACACGACACTGTCGGCGGAAGCGGAATAGCGGAACCCGTGTCCGGTGCTTTCGACCGAGCGGCAGTCCCGGACGGTGACGTAGGCGGCGTTGACGGAAAAGTTGCCCTCGCCCGCCGGGGCCCCGTAACGGACCCGCAGACCTTCCACGGTGCAGTTGGGCGAATTGATTTCGAGTTTGTAGCTCCCGCTGAAGTCGATCGAGGTGAAATCGGCTTCGGCGCTGACGCGCCGGACGTTGTCGACGTCGATGTTCTGACCAACGGAATAGGTTCCGGCGGGTACGAAGACGCTGGCATAGACATCGCTTTCCAGGGCCGCGACCAGGTCGTTACCGTCGCCGGGCCGAACGACGTAGTCATAGAGCTTTTGCCCCCCGCCGGCGCCCCGGAGAGGGCTATCGCCCGCCTGCCCGAAGTATATCCGGGTGAAGCCCCGAACCGCCCAGAGGTTGGCGGAAGCACGGAAGACGGCGAAATCGGCGATCCCGTCGCCGGTATAGTCCCCGGGACTGGGTTCGTCGGCCGAAGCCCCGAAATAGATCTTGGTGTATCCCCGTACGGCCCACAGCCCCGAAGACGGCCGAAAGACGGCGACATCGTCGCGCGAGTCACCGTCGAAATCCGCCGCCGCCGCGGATGCCGGAATCGAAATCAATAACGCTGCCGAAACCGTCGCCAACCATCGCATCGTTCCCTCCCTTTGCTGCCGTTCGTTTCGCTCCGGCCGGATCGACCGCCGGAGAATACCCTGACATTACCCGTCTCAGCCGCGGCAACCGACCCGCCGGAAGCCGCCGAACCGATAATACCCGAACTCGATCCTTTGCGACAGTCCGGTCATGGAATTTCCGGGCGGCAACCCGACATCGATACAAAACCGGCGGGGACGATTTTTCGCTGACACCGCCGTCCGGTTATATTTTCCTTGCACTTCACCGCATCGTTTCTGAAACTCTGGAAATTCCGCGGACACGGGTCGCGGAACCTCGAAATGGGAATCGAAGCGATGGGCTTGAACATCCATGAAGCCGCCAAAATGGGCCGCGCGGACCTGGTCGCCCGGTTCCTGGACGCGGGAGTGAACGTGGAAGCGTTCGACGGGTTCGGGGAGGCCCCTCTGCACGCCGCCTGCCGCCGGGGACAGAGGGCGGCGGCGGCCCTGCTCCTGGACCGGGGGGCCGAAATCAACGCCCGGGACGAGATCGGCTCCAGCCCTCTGCGCGCCGCCAGCCGGATGGGCCACCGGGGGGTGGTCGAACTCCTGCTCGGCCGGGGAGCCCAGGTGGACATCCGCACCCGGGAAGGAGACACGCCCCTTCACGCCGCCGTCTGGTGGAACCATCGGGAAGCCGCCGAACTGCTGCTGGGCGCGGGAGCGGACGTCAACGCCCGCTGCCGGGACGGGATGACGCCCCTGCATCTGGCCGTCCTGGGAGGGCATACGGCGATGGCCGAACTTTTACTCGCTCACGGCGCTCAATTGAAAGCCAAGGGCAAGGAGGGGATGACCGCCCTCGAAATCGCCCGGTCTAAAAATCTCACCGAGATGATCGCGCTGTTGGAAAATCCGGCCGGGTCCCGAAAAGATCAGGAACCGCGCAAAGGCTTTCTGCGCCGGTTCCGACTCTCCCGCTTACTTTCGCCCGGAAGCCCGCAACCGCGGTGAAATTCCCCGAAAGTCGCAGCCGGAACCGCCGGAAACCGGCGTCTTCCCCTTCTCTTTTATTCCCGCCCGTCGCCGGACCCGCGGAACTCCCTCTGTTTCCGGTTCCAATAGGGGATAAGAAAGGGCACAGCGAACCAGACGGGGACGAACGCGAGCACCTTGAACGGGGCCGGGATCACCCACGCCGCCGCCCCCAGAACGGCCATGGCCGCCCAAAACCCGGCGGCGAGTCTCACCATCAACGCCCGTTCCCGCTTCCCGGCGGTGTTGCGGATACTGCACCAGGTGCCGACGATCCCGCCGATCAGGCCGAGCACCGCTCCGGCGATGCCGCCGACCAGTCCCCAGTCGGATGGACTCATGGCTTCATCTCCTCCCCGGGCGCCCCGGACGTTTTCGGTGACCGACGATCTCCGTTCCCCTCCCGGAGCGCCGGTTGCTTTCTTATTAGCACATCCGCGCCCGCGAACGCGAATTCTTTCCCGCGGACGGAGCCGGACCGGGTTCGGGTTTATCGGAGCAGGTGACCGGGGCACGCAAACGCGCTACCCTGACATCATGGCCACGACGCCGACTCCGCCACGGAAAACCCGTTTCGGGAAACAACGCCTCGCGGCCGGGGGAAGCCTCCTGGTCCTGGCGCTGCTCGCGCTTATCCTCCGCACCGCCGTCACGAACCCGCCGGGAGATTCGCTTAACGTCCTTTTGATCACCCTCGACACCACCCGGGCCGACCGCCTGGGCTGCTACGGCTGCCGTTGGGCCCATACCCCGGCCCTGGACGGCCTGGCCCGAGCCGGCTGGAAGTTCGAAAACGCCTTCACCCAGGTCCCCTTCACCCTTCCGGCCCACGCCACCATCCTGACCGGCCGCTACCCCGCCGGACACGGACTGCGGGACAATGAAAGCGGCGGTCTGCCCGGCGGCATCGGCACCCTTCCCGAAATCTTCCGGGAACACGGGTACGCCACCGCCGCCTTCGTCGCCAGCTTCACCCTGGATAAGCGCTTCGGCCTGGGACGCGGGTTCGACCTCTACGACGACCGCCCCGACGAATCCTCCCGGGGCCGGGAACTGCCCGCGAACACCGTAGCCGGTCGGGCGCTGGCCTGGATGGAGAAAAACGCCGGGCGTCCGTTTTTCTGCTGGATTCACTTCTTCGACCCGCATTTCCCCTACGACCCTCCGTCCGCATATCTCGGAGCGGGGATCGATCCCTACGACGGGGAAATCGCCTTCATGGACGCCCAGATCGGGCGCATCCTCGATTTCCTGGACCGGCGCGGTTTGAGCGGGAGAACCCTGGTCGTCGCCGCCGGAGACCACGGCGAAGCCCTGGGCGAACACGGCGAGAACGAACACGGCCTGCTGGTCTACGAAGGTTCGATGCGCGTCCCCCTGATCCTGCGGATCCCGGGCCGGACCGGGGGCATCGACGTCGGCCGGGCCGCCGGCCTGGTCGACCTGGCCCCCTCGGTTCTCGACGCCCTGGGGTGGCCCCTCCCCGCGGGCATGGCCGGGCAAAGCCTGCTGGACGACGGGAGCGGCCCCGGCGAGTGTTACGGGGAATCGCTCTTCGGCTTCTACAGCCACCGCTGGGCGCCGCTCTACAGCCTGACCACTTCCCGGTGGCGCTACATCCAGGGCTCCGAAGCCGAACTTTACGACCGCCGGAGCGATCACGCCGAGCGGATCAACCTGGTTTCCCGGCGGCCGGAGACGGCGGCGGCGATGGCGCGGCGTTTACACGAAATCAGAGGCGCGGCGGCCCCCCCGGCCCCGGCCGAGCCCGGCGGGGAGATCGAAACGGTCCGGCGGCTGCGGGCGCTGGGCTACCTGGGCGCGGGAACGCGGGCGCCGGACGCGCCGGCGGCGGACCGGCCGGCGCCCGCACCGCGGGAGATGGTGGCCGTGCACAACGACTGCCGGCGCGCGCGCCGGCTTCTCGATCTCGGCCGCTCCCGGGAAGCCGTCGATCTCCTGGCCCCCCGGTCGAAGCTCGATCCCGCTTCGCCGACGGTCCTGGAACTGCTGGCCGAAGGCTGCCTGGCCCTGGGCGATATCGACCGGGCCCGTAACTACTTCGAAGGCGCCCTGACGGGCGGCGCCGGAGACCGGGCGATCCTGGCCGACCTGGGAACGGTGGCCCTCTACGCGGGAAGGTTCTCCGAAGCGGCGGAGATTCTCGGGAAGGCCCTGGATCTTCCCGGCGACGACCGCGAACCCCGGACGCCCTCCGGCGTCTCCCGCGTCGAAATCAAGATACGGGTAAACCTGAGCGCCGCCCTGATCGAGACGGGGCAGCTGGACGAAGCGGAGTTTCACTGCCTGCGGGCGCTGGGGGACGCTCCCGAGCTCCCCCAGGCCGGCAACTGCCTGGCGCGCATCCGGGCGCTGCGAAAGGAAGCCGGCCCAAAGCCGCCGGCTACGGCTGGACCCGCCCCCGGCCGAGAAGCTCCCCGTCCTCTTGGCGGGAAAAGAAAAAACGGGCAAGCTGGAATCCAGCCGCCGGAAAACTCAAAACCCCGGGTCGGAACGCGGCCGGGAGGAGGCGAACAATGAAACGCACGATCGTGAAGATAGACCGGGAACTCTGCAACGGGTGCGGGAAGTGCGTCACTCCCTGCGCCGAGGGGGCCATCGCCCTGGTCGACGGAAAAGCGCGGGTGGTGAAGGAAGCACTGTGCGACGGGGCCGGCTTCTGCCTGGGGATCTGCCCCACCGGGGCCCTGACCCTGGAGGAACGGGAAGCTCCCGCCTTCGACCCCGGACTGGCGCGGAGGGAGGAAGAGCGCCGAGGCAAGCGGGTGTTGGCCGAAACCTGCCATCTCTGCGGGAACAACGAGGAGGAGACCCCGCTCCTCCCCCTGCGCAGCGGCGGCCGTAGCCTCTGGGTCTGCGTCCGCTGCCTCCCTTCCCTCATCCACGGCTGAAAAGGAAGCGGAAACGGTCTTGACGACTCCGGGAGGGGCGCCTGCTTTTTCGGAACGCGGTTCCGTGCCCCTTGCCCAGCTCCTCGCTAAACTTAATTTCGGTTATTTAAGATCGTTAAATATTAATTATTGCACAATACTTATGGATTTTATTATATTGAGGCATAAGAACGTTTCGCTGCCGGCCCGGCATGCAAGGGAAAACTATCGAAGCCCGGAGATATTGATCTTTCATATTTTCGATAGTATATTTTAATTGTCGGACGCGACTACAACACATCGACGATATTTGTGAGTCGATTGTTTGTATCTGGCAACGACGGCGAGGGGGGCGAGGCTGGGGCCAACTCCGCTCCGGACGGCAGGGGCGGAAAGGAGGCGGACCATGACGCTGCACGAAGCGGTCAAAGCCGGACTGACGCCCACGGTCAAAAAACTCATCGAGCAGGGCGCGGACGTCAACTCCCGCGACTGGAACAAGGAGACCCCGCTCCACGCCGGGTGCCGGGTGGGCCACAAGGAAGTGGTGGAGGTTCTGCTGGACAGCGGGGCCGATATCAACCACCGCGACGAGATCGGATCCTCGGCGCTGCGAGCCGCGGCCCGCAACGGGCACGTGGACCTGGTGCGCCTCCTCCTGGGCCGGGGGGCCAAGGTCGACATCCGGACCGAGGACGGGGCCACTCCGCTCCACGTCGCCTGCTGGCTGGGTTGGAAACAGGTGGCGGAGGCGCTGATCGAGGCGGGGGCGGATCTCGACGCCCGTTGCGACGACGGCGCCAGGCCCCTGCATCTCACGGTCCTGGGGAACCGGAAGGAAGTGGCCGAACTCCTTGTCCGCCGGGGGGCGGCGGTGAACGCCAAGGGCCTGGACAATTCCACCCCCCTGGAAGTCGCGGAAAACCGCGGCATAAAGGACATGGCGGAATTCCTGAAGGAGATCGTGGGACCGCCCCGGAAACGTCCCTTTTTCCGCCGCATCCTGGCCCGGGCCTGAAAGATTCGCTCCCCGGGCGAGCCGGTTTTTGAATAAAATCAACCCGGCCCCGTCAAAAAGGGTGAACGCGATACCAAGGAGTGGTCCATGAAGCACCTGGGAGCGATCGCGGCGGCCGCCTTCCTGCTGGCGGCGGGGACGGGACGGGCCGACCCGCCTCCTCCCCCCGGCGGAGGGGGAGGCTACCACTGCGGGCATTACGGACAATGCGGCCCGGTGCCGCCGCCGCCCTGTCCGCCCGTCTGGGGACCGAACCCCGGTTGGAACCGGCATTGGTACCAACGCTATCCGGTCCCCTGCCCCGTCTACGTCTACCCGGGCCCGCAGCCGCCCGGGCCCCGGCCGTGGCCGGCCGCCTGGAACTGGGGCCCCTACCCCTGGGTTTGCGTCGGGACCGGGCCGGCCGGGGCCTGCTGGGGCCGGTAAACGGGCCGACCGCGACGCGCGGGGCCGAGAATTCATTTCCCGAAAGCCGCATTCCCGGCTAGAATCCGGGCGGTGAACGTTTCCTCAAGTTCAGCCGACGGAGTTCGACCGTTTATGCCCGGGATCCCCGATTCGCCCGCCGGTATCCTCATCGGCCAGGGGGCGGCGGTTCAGATGATGGCCCTCGGCCTCCTGGTGCTGGCCGCCCACCTCGGCGGCAAGCTCTTCAACCGCCTGCGGTTGTCGGAAGTGACCGGCCAGCTGATCGGGGGCGCCCTGGTCGGGCCCTACGCCCTCCACCTGGCCGGGGTCCTCCCCGGAGCTTCCGGCGGCCTCTACGACGACGCCCTGCACGCCTTTCACTTTTTCATCTTCGTTTTTCTAAGCGTGGTCGCCTTCGGGATCGGCGAGGAACTCCACGTCACGCGTATCCGCAAGGTCGGCCGGGCAGCGCTGGTCATCTGCCTGATCCAGGCGGCCCTGACCTGGTTCGCGATCAGCGCCGCCTTTTTCCTCCTGGCCGGCTTCGATATGGTGGACGCCCTTCTGATCGGATCGATCGGCATCGCCACCGCCCCGGCGGTGACCTTCGTGCTCATGAATCAACTGAGGATCGAAGGACGCCTCCGCCACGTCCTGGGGAGCATGGTCGTTCTCGACGACTTGATCGAGGTGGTGATTTTTTCCCTGTTGCTGCAGATTTCCCTGCGCCGGCTCCACCCCGAAGCCGGGACCGGCCTGAGCGCCCTGTTTCCGGTGGCGCGGGAAGTGGCCCTGGCCGCTCTGGTGGGATTCGCCATCTACCTGGTTCTCCGGCTGCTGGTCCGGCGGCGGGCCATCATTCTCGAAACCGAATCCGACCATCGCCCCCGCGACGAGGGCTTTCTCCAGCGCATCCTGGCCGAACACCCCTCGCCGTCGGCGGAAATCTTCCTGGTGGTCATGGGGGTCGTAGCCCTGGGGGCGGGCTGGGTCTACTATCAGCATTGGCCGTTTCTGATCACCGCCACCTTCGCCGGGTTCCTGGTCGCCAATTTCCACTCCCACGCCATCTTCGATTCTCTCAAAATCGACCACATCACCCCCGTCCTCAACCTCGGCTTCTTCGCGCTGATCGGATCCGGAATCGACCTTTCCTCTCTCGGGGGGGGCCTGGCCTGGATGGCGGGGATGTACGTCCTCACCCGGATGACCGGAAAAATCGCCGGAACCTGGATCGGATGCCGGATCATGGGGGAGGAACGCAAGATAACCGCCTGCCTGCCCAGCTTGATGCTCCCCCAGGCGGGCGTGGCGGCAGTGGAAGCGGTCTACGCCGGCGCCGTGCTCGGCCGGCCCGAGTTCGCCGCCATCATCCTCCCGGCGATCGTCTTCTTCGAGGTGGTCGGGGTTTTCCTGGTCGATCGGGGGCTGCGAAGGTGGCGGAGCTGGGTAACGGGGGAAGAAGAGGAGATGCGCCGTCTGTCTCCCCGGGTGGGGCTGGCCGAATCCGCCCGACGGCTCCTCGACCTCCTGCCCGAGGAGTTCGTGCGGCTCGATCTCGGGGGAGAAACCAAGCAGGACGTGATCAAGGAACTGGTCCACCACGCCCGCTCAGTCTCCGACCAGCATATCGACCTGGCTCAGGCCCTGCAGGTGCTGGGAGAACGGGAGCGCCTCAACACCACCGGCATGGGCCACGGCATCGCCATCCCCCATTGCCGCCTGATGGGGCTGGACCGTCCGGTGCTGGTCTTCGGCCGTCGCAGTCCGGGCGTGGACTTCGGCGCTCCGGACTACCTGCCCTGCGACCTCTTTCTGCTGGTCCTTACCTGCGCCCGGGACCCGGCCGCCCACCTGCAGATCCTCTCCATCGCCGCCCATATCCTGGGCAATGCCCACGTCCGCGAAGAGCTGCGGGCGGCCCCCCAACCCCGCGATTTCATCGCGGTGCTGCGCGACCTGGCCGACCAGACCGAGCGCGCCGGCTTTCCGGAACCGTAATCCCGCCGTCATGACCGCCTTGAGGCGAAAAAAACACTTGATTTCCCCAATTATCGTAATATATAGATATTTGGATGATAGAACAACCGGGGCCGGACGTCCCGGACAACCGTCAACCGGAAGGGAGGAACGATATGTACGCTTTACCCGCTTTCGCGGCCGGCGCCGTCGCGGCCGCCGCCGTCTTCGTCTACGTTATGCGCAACTTCATGATCAAGACGGTCAGGATCGAGGCGACCTTCGAGGACGTCTGCCGCCGGCTGGGGGATGCCGTCACCTCGGTACCGGGCTGGGGCCTTCCCCTGCCCGACTGGGATTTCTACTCGGTGGTCTCCAGCAAACACGCTTTCTCCAACGTGGTCAAGAAACGGCTCTTTTTCGTCTGCAAGTCCCTTTACGCCAACCGCATCGTCGATAGACACCCGTGGATGGGAGCGATGATGCCCTGCACCTGGGCGGTCTACGAAACCGGGAACGGCGACGTCTTCATCTCCAAAATGAACATCGGGCTGATGAGCAAAATGTTCATGGGCTCCATCATCGGCTCCACCATGACCAAGGTGGCCGAGGAAGAACACCGGATCCTGACCGCCCTGAACCGCCTGCTGGAGGCTCCCGCGGAAGAAGCGGTTAAACCGAAAACCGAAGAACGGCCCGGCGCCGCCGCTTGATCCGGAGGAGTTCATGAAAACCAGGGACGTCGTCATCATCGGAGGAGGCCCGGCGGGGCGGATCGCCTGCCGGAAGCTGCGCGCCGCGGACCGGAACCTCTCGGTAACCCTGATCAAGGACGAGGAGATCAACGTCAACCGCTGCGCGCTCCCCTACGGTCTGACCGCGGAAAAACCGATCGCGGCTTTCCAGATCCCCAACACCCTGATCACCGAGGTCGGCGCCGAACTCCTGGTGGATACGGTGGTTTCGCTCGATCCCGCCGCCGGGCGCGTGACGACCGCCTGCGGCGAAACCGTCGCCTACGGGTCGCTGCTCCTGGCCGCCGGCTCCCGGCCGCTGATCCCATCGATCCCGGGGGCGGGAGCGGACAACGTCACCGGAGTCCGGACGCTCCGCGATCTGACCGCCCTGCGCGAATTGACGGCGGCGGGGACCCGCGCCGCGGTCGTCGGCGGCGGGTACATAGGAATCGAACTGGCCGCGGCCCTGCGCGCGGCCGGGTTGGAGGTTACCCTGATCGAACGGGAAGATCGGTTGCTCCCGGCGACGTCGGAACCGGAACTGGCGGCCGTGGTCGAGGAAGTCCTGGTCGGAAAGGGCGTGCGCGTGAAGACCGGGGGCGCGGTCACCGGGTTCCCGGAAACCGCCGGGCGGGCGGCGGGGGCGGACACCTCCGACGGCGAAACGGTCGAAGCCGATTTCGTGGTGCTGGCCCTGGGGGTCGTCCCCAATTCCGAACTGGCGGCCGCGGCCGGGATTCCGGTATCGGCCGCGGGCATCGTCGTGGACGAACGCCTGCGGACCGGCGCCGAGAACGTGTACGCGGCCGGAGACTGCGCGACCAAACGCTCCCTGGCGGGCAATTTCCCGGTCAGGGGAGAATTCGGAACCAACGCCGTCTTCATGGGCCAAGCGGCCGCGGAGAACATCCTGGGCCGAACGACCGTCTTTCCCGGCGTTACCAACGCCAGCGCCTCGGCGGTCTTCGGCTGGTCGATCGGGTCGGCCGGACTGACCGAATCCCAGGCACGGGAAGCGGGGATGGACGTCGTTACCGGCTACTCCGAAGTCCCCGACCGGTATCCGATGATGGCGGGCGGAGCCCCGGTGCGCACCAAGCTGGTCTTCGATCGCCGAACCCTGGCCCTGGCGGGGGGAAGCGTTCTCCGGAGCGGTCCGAGGGCGGCGGACGATGCGGATTTCCTCTCCTTCGCCATCCAGACGAGAGCGACCCTGCACGACCTGGAGCGCTTCCAATACGCCACTCATCCCGAACTGGCGGCCAAGCCTTCCGACAATTCCATCGTCTTCGCCTGCCGGAACGCGCTGAGGAAGTGATCGGGCGCGACGGACCGGCTCAGCCTCCGGGGGCGAAAGCAGCCGCGACGAAGCCGGCGCCATCGTCCATGCCGGGGCGCAGCGAACGGTCGGTCACCTTCCCTCCCGGTGGATCGAAGAGACAGCTGACCGATTCGGCGGGGACAAACCCGGCGGCGGCGGCCAGGCCGCGGACCGCCGCGGCGCCGTACAGCCGGGCCGAGGAATAGAACCGGTGTCCGGCGCGGGCCTTGCTCTCGTAGAGACGGCCCCAGGGGCCGGCGGCGGGGACGAAGCCCAGGACCAATTTCCCTTCCTTTTTTACGACCCGCCGGCATTCCCGAAGGGACCGGGCCGGGTCGTCGAGAAAGCAGATGGTGACCACCATCAGAACTCCGTCGAAAGCGCCGGCCGCGAACGGGAGTTCCTCGCCGCCCCCCCGGACCGCGCGGATTCCCCGGGCCGCAGCCCGGACCAACATGGAAGCGGCGGGGTCGAGGCCATCGGCCACGGAAAGCGCGGAGGCGAAACGGCCCGTTCCCACCCCCACTTCCAGCCAGCGCCCCTCCCGGGCCCCCATGACCCTGTGCAGCGCCGCCACCTCGAGGTCGAATATGGCCCGGCCCCGGGCGGAATCGAACCAACGGTCGTATTCCCGGAAAAAACGCTGGAACGGGCCCGCGGGCGCAGAGGGCGACGCACTCACTTCTTTTCCCCCCTTCCCAGAAAATCATCCATATACGCTTCCCGCCAATGGCAGAAATACCCCCATTCGTTGTCGGCGTATTTCCCCACTCGCGGCTGTTCCTCTCCATCTTTCCCCGGCGGCAGCGGCGCTTTCCCCTTCAGGCATTCGTAGGCTCGCAGGACGTTGCGGAAGGCGCGCAGAGCCTCTTCGTCGCCCGGATTTTTGTCGGGATGGAAGCGCAGGGCCTGCGTCCAGAACGCCCTCTTGACTTCGGCCGGCCCCGCCCCGGGGCCGACCCCCAGGATCCGGCGGGCGCGTCGTTCGTTCTCCCGGATCCGGCCGAGCTCTTCGCGGAAGGAAGGTTCGTTCACGGAGCTCCCTCCTTCCGCAACCGGGCTCCGGAAATAAAACCCAGCAAGTCGCGAACCAGGGCGGGGCGCGTCAAGCAATAGCAGCGCTGCTTGCCCTTCTCCTCGAAATCGACCAGTCCCTCCTTCCTCAAGACCGACAGGTGCTGCGAGAGGTTGGGTTGGGAAACCTCGAGCAGGTCGCGGATGGCGCCGACGCAGCTCGGCCCCTCGGCCAGCCGGGCCAGGATCTCCAGTCGGGTCGGGTGCGCCAAGGCCCGGAGCAACTGAGCGTGGCGGCGGCGGTCCGTCTTCATGGTCGCAGTGCTTCGCTTAATATCATCATATTAGAATATTAGCATGTATCGCCGCCGTCTCCACGGATTTTTCGCGACAATCGCAGCGGACCCGGAAACCGAAAAGCGATGGAACCGCTGAGACCAGGGCTTTCTTCAAGATATCGCGGGTGGAATTTGTCATTTAATACCTTGCCGGAGTCTCCCGGAGCGTTTAAACTTTAAAAAGGCGGGCTTAAACGGCCGATGCCGCCCATGCGCAGGAAACCCGACAACAAAGACCGGAGCCGCCCGGCGGCGGCGGAACTAGGGGACGGTCTCGACGTCCCGGCGGCGCTCGCGCTCGCCGGGGTGGGGGCGTGGGAAGCCGACCCCGCGACCGGGATGCTGGGCTGCTCGCCGGAAACCGCCGCCCTCTTCGGCGGTTTCTCCTCCGCCGCGGCGGTTCCCCTCGCTCAGGTCCTGGCCCGCGTCCACCCCGACGAACGCGGACGCGCCGAAAAATTCTTCGCCGAGACCGGGTCCGGGAAGCGGGAACTCGAGTGCCGCCTGATGCTCCCGGACGGCTTGACGCGATGGGTCAAGATCATCGGGTCAGGGCGCGCTCCCGGGCGGGGGGGCGCAAACCGCTCCGCCGGGGTGGCCTTCGACATCAGCGAACGAAAAGCGGAGGAGGCCGGACGCGGCCGGCTCAACGCCACCCTTCAGGTCATCCGCGAGCTCGAACAACTGATCACCCGGGAAGAGAGCCGGGAGGAACTGGCCCGGCAGGCCTGCCGGATCCTGGTCGGCCGCCTGGAAATCGCCACGGTCTGGATCGCTCTCCGGGACCAGGACGGCCGCGCCGACTTCGTCGCCGACGCCGGATTCGGAGAGGATTTCGACCCCGTGCGCCGGGAACTGAAAGCGGGGGAGTGGCCCCGCTGCGCCCGGCGCGCGTTCGCCACCGGGGAAATCGTGGTCGAAACCGACCCCGCCGCGAACTGCCGCGGTTGTCGCCTCTGCGGACCCAACCGGGAACTGGCCCGGG
This genomic interval carries:
- a CDS encoding right-handed parallel beta-helix repeat-containing protein, with translation MRWLATVSAALLISIPASAAAADFDGDSRDDVAVFRPSSGLWAVRGYTKIYFGASADEPSPGDYTGDGIADFAVFRASANLWAVRGFTRIYFGQAGDSPLRGAGGGQKLYDYVVRPGDGNDLVAALESDVYASVFVPAGTYSVGQNIDVDNVRRVSAEADFTSIDFSGSYKLEINSPNCTVEGLRVRYGAPAGEGNFSVNAAYVTVRDCRSVESTGHGFRYSASADSVVFSGCVARNAAGSGFYGDASVGTSSLTGCKARDCGSAGFRGCCNLASCAAIACAVSGFYDCWRMSACYVDGESTGDYGVQGCYYVSSTLVTGCTFAWDGGSKIDPDSCNNP
- a CDS encoding ferredoxin, whose protein sequence is MKRTIVKIDRELCNGCGKCVTPCAEGAIALVDGKARVVKEALCDGAGFCLGICPTGALTLEEREAPAFDPGLARREEERRGKRVLAETCHLCGNNEEETPLLPLRSGGRSLWVCVRCLPSLIHG
- a CDS encoding DUF302 domain-containing protein is translated as MYALPAFAAGAVAAAAVFVYVMRNFMIKTVRIEATFEDVCRRLGDAVTSVPGWGLPLPDWDFYSVVSSKHAFSNVVKKRLFFVCKSLYANRIVDRHPWMGAMMPCTWAVYETGNGDVFISKMNIGLMSKMFMGSIIGSTMTKVAEEEHRILTALNRLLEAPAEEAVKPKTEERPGAAA
- a CDS encoding cation:proton antiporter, which translates into the protein MPGIPDSPAGILIGQGAAVQMMALGLLVLAAHLGGKLFNRLRLSEVTGQLIGGALVGPYALHLAGVLPGASGGLYDDALHAFHFFIFVFLSVVAFGIGEELHVTRIRKVGRAALVICLIQAALTWFAISAAFFLLAGFDMVDALLIGSIGIATAPAVTFVLMNQLRIEGRLRHVLGSMVVLDDLIEVVIFSLLLQISLRRLHPEAGTGLSALFPVAREVALAALVGFAIYLVLRLLVRRRAIILETESDHRPRDEGFLQRILAEHPSPSAEIFLVVMGVVALGAGWVYYQHWPFLITATFAGFLVANFHSHAIFDSLKIDHITPVLNLGFFALIGSGIDLSSLGGGLAWMAGMYVLTRMTGKIAGTWIGCRIMGEERKITACLPSLMLPQAGVAAVEAVYAGAVLGRPEFAAIILPAIVFFEVVGVFLVDRGLRRWRSWVTGEEEEMRRLSPRVGLAESARRLLDLLPEEFVRLDLGGETKQDVIKELVHHARSVSDQHIDLAQALQVLGERERLNTTGMGHGIAIPHCRLMGLDRPVLVFGRRSPGVDFGAPDYLPCDLFLLVLTCARDPAAHLQILSIAAHILGNAHVREELRAAPQPRDFIAVLRDLADQTERAGFPEP
- a CDS encoding ankyrin repeat domain-containing protein, with the protein product MTLHEAVKAGLTPTVKKLIEQGADVNSRDWNKETPLHAGCRVGHKEVVEVLLDSGADINHRDEIGSSALRAAARNGHVDLVRLLLGRGAKVDIRTEDGATPLHVACWLGWKQVAEALIEAGADLDARCDDGARPLHLTVLGNRKEVAELLVRRGAAVNAKGLDNSTPLEVAENRGIKDMAEFLKEIVGPPRKRPFFRRILARA
- a CDS encoding sulfatase-like hydrolase/transferase — encoded protein: MATTPTPPRKTRFGKQRLAAGGSLLVLALLALILRTAVTNPPGDSLNVLLITLDTTRADRLGCYGCRWAHTPALDGLARAGWKFENAFTQVPFTLPAHATILTGRYPAGHGLRDNESGGLPGGIGTLPEIFREHGYATAAFVASFTLDKRFGLGRGFDLYDDRPDESSRGRELPANTVAGRALAWMEKNAGRPFFCWIHFFDPHFPYDPPSAYLGAGIDPYDGEIAFMDAQIGRILDFLDRRGLSGRTLVVAAGDHGEALGEHGENEHGLLVYEGSMRVPLILRIPGRTGGIDVGRAAGLVDLAPSVLDALGWPLPAGMAGQSLLDDGSGPGECYGESLFGFYSHRWAPLYSLTTSRWRYIQGSEAELYDRRSDHAERINLVSRRPETAAAMARRLHEIRGAAAPPAPAEPGGEIETVRRLRALGYLGAGTRAPDAPAADRPAPAPREMVAVHNDCRRARRLLDLGRSREAVDLLAPRSKLDPASPTVLELLAEGCLALGDIDRARNYFEGALTGGAGDRAILADLGTVALYAGRFSEAAEILGKALDLPGDDREPRTPSGVSRVEIKIRVNLSAALIETGQLDEAEFHCLRALGDAPELPQAGNCLARIRALRKEAGPKPPATAGPAPGREAPRPLGGKRKNGQAGIQPPENSKPRVGTRPGGGEQ
- a CDS encoding ankyrin repeat domain-containing protein, which translates into the protein MGIEAMGLNIHEAAKMGRADLVARFLDAGVNVEAFDGFGEAPLHAACRRGQRAAAALLLDRGAEINARDEIGSSPLRAASRMGHRGVVELLLGRGAQVDIRTREGDTPLHAAVWWNHREAAELLLGAGADVNARCRDGMTPLHLAVLGGHTAMAELLLAHGAQLKAKGKEGMTALEIARSKNLTEMIALLENPAGSRKDQEPRKGFLRRFRLSRLLSPGSPQPR